In Carya illinoinensis cultivar Pawnee chromosome 6, C.illinoinensisPawnee_v1, whole genome shotgun sequence, a single genomic region encodes these proteins:
- the LOC122312775 gene encoding protein FAR1-RELATED SEQUENCE 5-like → MEKGKDHAYPITRSTADSTTNPSTNPPSQMIAIPFYPLGSTSPTANPSTNLPTQVIPIPCYPDFSNYMHGCHPPMPNAWLPPFFERPEASASTQTSQGNPLPPCESNLNPSSGLHSASSSHVDETQDPTPESTGKSMDTVIGGSDDLSRPHDNVPQTEGADIVEEPKLGMVFKSEDDLLSYYKRYGQQCGFGIMTQRSHRFEDGSLRYVTLGCARGGKARNRTSNVARPRPTSKTDCKARINVTLERGVLKVNSVDNSHNHGLSPQKSRFFRCNREVSESVKRVLDINDQAGIRMNKSFASLVQEAGGFENLPFNEKDCRNYIDKARHLRLGKGGAGALREYFARMQYKNDGFFSLMDMDDDGRLRNVFWADARSRAAYKYFGDVVTFDTTYLTNRYGMPFAPFVGVNHHGQSILLGAGLISSEDTETFTWLFQTWCNCMDGEAPKAIITDQDRAMKNAISLVFPNSRHRFCLWHILKKLPEKLGSHGEFKTGLKTGLLNCVYDSHTVEEFEGSWEVLITKYNLQDNAWLKSLYAERTYWAPVFMKDVFWAGMSTTQRSESMNAFFDGYVHAKTNLKEFVDQFDNALRKKIENESAADFQSFNVTIPVVSPSPLEKTFQDIYTCNKFREVQKEVIGMLATLPTLHRKDGVIATYNVEDEVNVDDFIKEVTHTVYFNEAECEVKCSCALFEMRGVLCRHVLGIMRVNKVRSVPEKYILDRWRKDIKRTYTLIRSSYDGVDERPEVCRYSRIIKKCNEVATNASSCDEHTEDMLAKLDAMNLGYRTNKPPSKVNVTTTAVPTTTATSKNVFSPHVVRGKGRPPSLRKKSMIEHIKPTTKKATQKGKRKQPHGVEGEVLGTRRNLFGSTVVGTQQSVTFQPPQNTTEVLDFSVTELDVAVNETQESMQLHPDGTQLDHEGSMAILHLLSYIECLIMMLKISTCGKNTLACLVEY, encoded by the exons atggagaaagggaaggaCCATGCATATCCTATAACACGTTCTACAGCAGATTCCACAACAAATCCATCCACAAATCCTCCCTCCCAG ATGATAGCAATACCATTCTATCCACTGGGATCGACGTCTCCAACTGCAAATCCATCAACCAATCTACCAACCCAG GTGATACCAATACCATGTTACCCGGATTTTTCAAACTATATGCATGGTTGCCATCCACCAATGCCAAATGCATGGTTACCCCCATTTTTCGAGCGTCCTGAAGCCAGTGCATCTACACAAACTAGTCAG GGAAACCCGTTGCCCCCATGCGAGTCGAATCTTAACCCTTCGAGTGGTCTACACTCTGCAAGTTCAAGCCATGTTGATGAAACCCAAGATCCCACACCTGAGTCTACTGGAAAAAGTATGGATACTGTTATTGGGGGGAGTGATGATCTGTCTAGGCCACATGATAATGTGCCCCAAACTGAGGGGGCCGATATTGTTGAGGAGCCGAAATTGGGAATGGTGTTTAAATCTGAAGATGACTTATTGTCTTATTATAAAAGATATGGGCAACAATGCGGTTTTGGGATAATGACTCAGAGGAGCCATAGGTTTGAGGATGGGAGCCTGAGATATGTCACATTGGGTTGTGCCAGGGGTGGGAAGGCACGGAACCGTACGTCTAATGTTGCCAGGCCACGTCCGACATCAAAGACAGACTGTAAGGCAAGAATAAATGTGACGTTAGAAAGAGGTGTGTTAAAGGTGAACAGTGTAGATAATTCCCATAATCACGGCTTAAGTCCACAAAAGTCGAGATTTTTTCGCTGCAATAGAGAAGTGAGCGAGTCTGTTAAGAGAGTGTTAGACATAAATGATCAAGCTGGGATAagaatgaacaagagttttgCCTCTCTTGTGCAAGAAGCGGGTGGGTTTGAGAACTTGCCATTCAATGAAAAGGACTGTCGGaattatattgacaaggcaCGCCACCTTCGACTTGGGAAAGGTGGTGCTGGAGCCCTCCGTGAGTATTTTGCTCGGATGCAATACAAAAATGACGGATTCTTTTCACTAATGGATATGGATGATGACGGGCGGTTGAGGAATGTATTCTGGGCGGATGCACGAAGTAGGGCAGCCTacaaatattttggtgatgttgTGACCTTCGACACGACCTATTTGACAAACAGATATGGGATGCCGTTTGCACCGTTTGtgggtgtaaaccaccatggacAGTCGATATTGTTGGGCGCAGGATTAATTTCTAGTGAGGATACAGAAACGTTTACATGGTTATTTCAGACCTGGTGTAATTGTATGGACGGTGAAGCTCCCAAGGCTATTATCACGGACCAAGATAGagccatgaaaaatgcaataagccttGTCTTTCCAAACAGTCGACACAGATTTTGCTTATGGcacattttgaaaaagttgccTGAGAAGCTAGGTTCACATGGTGAATTCAAAACTGGGTTGAAAACTGGGTTGTTAAATTGTGTGTATGACTCTCACACAGTTGAGGAGTTTGAGGGGTCTTGGGAAGTGTTAATTACGAAGTACAACTTGCAGGATAATGCTTGGTTGAAAAGTTTATATGCTGAGCGTACGTATTGGGCACCGGTATTCATGAAAGATGTTTtctgggctggaatgagtacaacccaaAGAAGCGAGAGTATGAATGCGTTTTTCGACGGGTATGTTCATGCTAAGacaaacttaaaagagtttgtCGATCAGTTCGATAATgcattgaggaagaagattgagaatgaaagtGCGGCGGACTTCCAGTCATTCAATGTTACAATTCCCGTCGTCTCCCCCTCTCCACTTGAGAAGACTTTTCAAGACATATACACTTGCaataaatttagagaagttcaAAAAGAAGTAATAGGGATGCTTGCAACTCTTCCAACTCTACACAGGAAGGATGGTGTAATTGCAACATACaatgtagaagatgaagtgaaTGTTGATGATTTCATCAAGGAGGTTACCCACACGGTGTACTTTAATGAGGCTGAATGTGAGGTGAAGTGTTCATGTGccttgtttgagatgagaggggTATTGTGTAGGCATGTATTGGGCATTATGAGAGTTAACAAAGTCCGCTCGGTGCCAGAAAAGTACATACTAGATCGATGGCGGAAAGACATAAAGAGAACTTACACTCTTATACGAAGTAGTTACGATGGGGTTGATGAGAGGCCTGAAGTATGCAGATATTCACGTATCATCAAGAAATGCAACGAAGTAGCCACAAATGCATCTTCATGTGATGAGCACACTGAGGATATGCTAGCTAAGTTAGATGCAATGAACTTAGGCTACCGCACGAACAAGCCGCCATCAAAGGTGAATGTTACAACAACTGCCGTGCCCACCACAACTGCCACTTCTAAGAATGTATTCAGTCCCCATGTAGTGAGAGGAAAAGGCAGACCGCCTTCTCTCAGGAAAAAATCCATGATTGAACATATTAAACCCACGACAAAGAAGGCTACTCAGAAAGGAAAACGTAAACAG CCGCATGGAGTAGAAGGCGAAGTTCTGGGAACTAGAAGGAATTTATTTGGTTCCACAGTTGTTGGGACACAACAAAGTGTCACATTTCAG CCTCCTCAAAACACTACCGAAGTGTTGGACTTTAGTGTCACCGAGCTAGACGTTGCGGTGAATGAGACGCAAGAAAGT ATGCAACTTCATCCGGATGGAACCCAGCTTGATCATGAAGGAAGTATGGCAATTTTGCATCTATTATCATACATAGAATGTTTAATCATGATGCTCAAGATATCTACTTGTGGAAAAAATACACTTGCATGTTTGGTGGAGTATTGA